A segment of the Elusimicrobiota bacterium genome:
CTGCGGCTCTTTTTTTTCTGACATTTGTAAACAAACTCACCCTTTCTTATGACAAATAAATCTATATTTACCCAAAAAACACAACGTAAAACCTTGCGATATCAGGATTAAACGCGCCAATAAGGCCCCAGATAACACCGGCAACGATAAAATGCCCGACTGCAAGTCCCATAAATAACGGGATTAGTTGTTTGTACATATTAACCCCGCCGATTTTCAGGATTATACTCTTAATAATCCACACCAGAAACAACGGCCCCCATACCGGCGACCCATACGCCGTTGCTACGATATACCCAATAGGATTCAGCGGAAAATTAAAGAATATACGGCGGAGTATAACCAATCCCGCAACAGTTGCCGCGCCAATCGCAGTTGCAACATTTTTTACGGGTACCGGCCCTTGTGGCGACCTCACTGCTGTGGATAACTCTGTATACTCATTCACTGCTAATGTTGCGCGTGTACCCCCGCCTGTACGGCCGCTTTCCAAAACATTAGCGCCATATTTATAATACATCGACAA
Coding sequences within it:
- a CDS encoding DUF6785 family protein, producing IPMIWLFPMFYQKRILSYTVGVKTLLDQGMPNLVGLSVLTFLARGFFPQLTAYQLDTIKIAEEANIKRKQVLWIVVFSIIIGLAASWTLHLSMYYKYGANVLESGRTGGGTRATLAVNEYTELSTAVRSPQGPVPVKNVATAIGAATVAGLVILRRIFFNFPLNPIGYIVATAYGSPVWGPLFLVWIIKSIILKIGGVNMYKQLIPLFMGLAVGHFIVAGVIWGLIGAFNPDIARFYVVFFG